Proteins encoded within one genomic window of Candidatus Methylomirabilota bacterium:
- a CDS encoding MaoC/PaaZ C-terminal domain-containing protein: protein GLEMPAGAVELPVAVPAGLAHVYTECARIWNPIHTDVAVARAAGLPDIILHGTATLALAVSRVLAYADADPRAVRGVSARFTGMVPLPGHFTLRMAEAGEGKGFVFDARGQDGALVLSGGALRLT, encoded by the coding sequence CGGACTCGAGATGCCGGCAGGCGCCGTCGAGCTGCCCGTGGCGGTGCCTGCCGGGCTCGCCCACGTCTACACGGAGTGCGCGCGCATCTGGAACCCGATCCACACCGACGTCGCCGTCGCCCGCGCCGCCGGGCTCCCGGACATCATCCTGCACGGCACCGCCACCCTCGCCCTCGCCGTCTCGCGAGTCCTCGCCTACGCGGACGCCGACCCCCGCGCGGTGCGAGGAGTGAGCGCGCGCTTCACCGGCATGGTGCCCCTGCCCGGGCACTTCACCCTGCGCATGGCCGAAGCTGGGGAGGGCAAGGGCTTTGTCTTCGATGCGAGAGGCCAGGACGGCGCGCTCGTGCTGAGCGGTGGAGCGCTGCGCCTCACGTAG